A genome region from Panicum virgatum strain AP13 chromosome 4K, P.virgatum_v5, whole genome shotgun sequence includes the following:
- the LOC120702596 gene encoding uncharacterized protein LOC120702596, protein MNLARHGALTKLGFATLTCNSALAIYRSRDDPCAVAFVAGAYGAIALLFHLLRRFQREEEEGGGGGSLTTRAAVWALTTLLTAMFASRVAPLMPPAVAALVWIMAAGTAGAGFWALFIHR, encoded by the coding sequence ATGAACCTTGCTCGCCACGGCGCCCTCACCAAGCTCGGCTTCGCGACGCTGACCTGCAACTCGGCGCTTGCCATCTACCGGTCGCGGGACGACCCGTGCGCCGTCGCGTTCGTGGCCGGCGCCTACGGGGCCATCGCGCTGCTCTTCCACCTCCTCCGCAGGTTCcagcgcgaggaggaggaagggggcggcgggggcagccTGACGACCAGAGCCGCGGTGTGGGCGCTGACGACGCTGCTCACAGCGATGTTCGCGTCGCGGGTGGCCCCGCTGAtgccgccggccgtcgccgccctgGTCTGGATCATGGCGGCCGGAACCGCCGGCGCGGGGTTCTGGGCCTTGTTCATCCACCGGTGA
- the LOC120702597 gene encoding uncharacterized protein LOC120702597 — MDRRGAGPSLLAKLGVGALTCNSAMAAYRSRRDPASLAFVAAAYAALVLLLRSLRVLERAPPAGRGRGRAKAAVWALSTLLTAMFASRVAPLVPPAVGVAVWVMAVATAGAGFWAFFVA, encoded by the coding sequence ATGGATCGCCGTGGCGCCGGGCCTTCCCTCCTCGCCAAACTCGGCGTGGGCGCCCTCACCTGCAACTCCGCCATGGCGGCCTACCGGTCGCGGCGGGACCCGGCCTCGCTCGCGTTCGTGGCCGCCGCCTACGCGGCGCTGGTGCTGCTCCTGCGCTCCCTGCGCGTGCTcgagcgcgcgccgccggccggccggggccggggcaggGCCAAGGCGGCGGTGTGGGCGCTCTCGACGCTGCTCACCGCGATGTTCGCGTCGCGCGTGGCCCCGCTGGTGCCGCCGGCGGTCGGGGTCGCCGTCTGGGTCATGGCGGTCGCGACGGCCGGCGCCGGGTTCTGGGCCTTCTTTGTTGCCTAG